The proteins below come from a single Chitinophaga pinensis DSM 2588 genomic window:
- a CDS encoding SDR family oxidoreductase, producing the protein MGTFDGKVVVITGGNSGIGYATARAFKELGASVIITGKREDALKKAAAELDVTGKLTDQASLEDIDTLVAELQHTSGKVDVLFINAGVAFFAPIEYTSEEQFDTMIDVNFKGSFFTLQKFIPILNDGAAVIFLTSGNTALVMENSAVYSASKSAVGHLARIAAKELAPRKIRVNTVNPGPTETEMQQKFGFDEATLAAMKGQILTQVPLAKMGRPEDVASMVVYLADNTISSFITGAEFFIDGGMAL; encoded by the coding sequence ATGGGAACATTTGATGGTAAAGTAGTCGTTATTACAGGCGGGAATAGCGGTATAGGGTATGCCACTGCCAGGGCGTTTAAAGAGCTGGGAGCATCCGTCATTATAACAGGAAAACGGGAAGATGCTTTGAAAAAGGCAGCAGCCGAATTGGACGTAACCGGTAAATTAACGGATCAGGCTAGTCTGGAGGATATTGATACGCTGGTCGCAGAGCTGCAGCATACTTCGGGTAAAGTAGACGTACTGTTTATTAATGCGGGCGTCGCTTTCTTTGCGCCGATTGAATATACTTCCGAGGAACAGTTTGATACAATGATCGACGTCAATTTTAAAGGGAGCTTCTTCACCCTGCAAAAGTTCATTCCTATACTGAATGACGGTGCTGCTGTCATCTTTTTAACTTCCGGGAATACAGCACTGGTAATGGAGAATAGCGCTGTTTATTCAGCGAGCAAATCTGCTGTCGGCCATCTGGCCAGAATAGCAGCAAAGGAACTGGCTCCAAGAAAGATAAGAGTGAATACTGTGAACCCTGGTCCTACAGAAACGGAGATGCAACAGAAATTTGGATTTGATGAAGCGACCCTGGCAGCAATGAAAGGACAGATACTCACACAGGTACCTTTAGCAAAGATGGGCAGACCGGAAGATGTAGCCAGTATGGTTGTTTATCTGGCTGATAATACCATTTCTTCATTTATCACAGGAGCGGAGTTTTTCATTGATGGCGGCATGGCTTTATAA
- a CDS encoding alpha/beta hydrolase family protein: MKTLIFIHCFLYLVITAHAQKPPLRIDSFKSWPSIGYGNISNNGRFVYYNMQTAHEGETKTVVRATQTDWQTQFDELTDPTFNDRSNILFAICKDTLLKLDLTSRKVSYVPDVSSFRLLKTGLDQWLLQRSVKSNALSIIRLRDNKKIALDSISDFVVSHNQQYLLLQQLNNDTGRLVLLNLKEAVYTTVFNGSGINNIIFDNTDQQFAFWTDSSQLTQLWVGKTNIAGATCLYTEKQRGSANNVHVCAGCSFKFSSNGQHLFLTLQQPIKSAVNNPNLVISSYQDPILKTADFEGTNINDTITHLLASINLNNKELIQLTQANEEIILETPREETPDNYIIIRCRTQDSTDQTYTDAYNYYLCSTASGKRFPVKLNSQTGLKSIQISPGGKYLVYYDPAFSAYYSVSLSDLQRVKILSSETESLLDFRLKDYPKAQHPVGITGWLSEDRHVLISTTCNIYLVDPEARQQTVNLTAGLQQNRHIIYHLPLSRYRLQPEKDGTFLLSALDLNNKKIALQRWKPGSVVDPRNMHFQSVYIGNLKLFYPQLNRDIHKAVDRNSYLVRMESAGEAPNLYFTEDFEHFKQLSDIHPQKNYNWLTSELHKYRDARGYDVEGVLYKPENFDSTKVYPLIINIYEQKSIELNKYEAPGNGSGGDIDLSRLVSNGYLVFKGNIVTEHKKPGEGALASVLAAVDHLKKYKWIDPSKMAITGHSFGGYEVNYIITHSNIFAAALSAAGVASIIESYSTPVGTAGTMWDGYLKDGPPKVVSALSDSVNLYVQNSPIFFAKNVNTPLLMMHNTEDGNVLFSQGLSFFAELKRLRKKVWMLTYRGDRHVVSEENQVDYYTRLSAFFDHYLKNKKMPSWMDGTNR, from the coding sequence ATGAAGACTCTGATTTTTATACATTGCTTCCTCTATCTAGTCATTACTGCCCACGCTCAAAAGCCACCACTTAGGATAGACAGCTTCAAATCATGGCCATCCATCGGATATGGAAATATTAGTAATAATGGTCGCTTCGTCTACTACAATATGCAAACGGCGCATGAAGGAGAAACAAAGACAGTGGTCAGGGCCACGCAAACTGACTGGCAAACACAATTCGATGAATTAACAGATCCCACATTTAACGACCGGAGTAATATCCTGTTCGCAATATGTAAGGATACACTGTTAAAACTGGATTTGACTTCCCGGAAAGTGAGTTATGTTCCTGACGTCAGCAGTTTCAGGTTACTTAAAACAGGTCTGGATCAGTGGCTACTCCAAAGATCGGTAAAAAGTAACGCGCTTTCTATCATCAGACTTCGGGACAATAAAAAGATTGCCCTGGATAGTATATCGGATTTTGTGGTTAGTCATAACCAGCAGTATCTGCTGCTCCAACAACTTAACAACGACACAGGAAGATTAGTCCTTTTGAATTTAAAGGAGGCTGTTTACACGACAGTATTCAATGGATCCGGAATAAATAATATCATCTTCGATAACACAGACCAGCAATTTGCATTCTGGACTGATAGTAGCCAGCTTACACAGCTATGGGTCGGCAAAACAAATATCGCCGGAGCTACCTGTCTTTATACTGAAAAACAGCGAGGTAGTGCTAACAATGTCCATGTGTGTGCCGGATGTTCATTCAAATTCAGCAGTAACGGACAACACCTGTTCCTTACATTGCAGCAGCCAATAAAGTCAGCAGTAAATAATCCAAATCTCGTTATCTCCAGTTATCAGGATCCTATTCTTAAAACAGCTGACTTCGAAGGAACAAATATAAATGACACAATCACTCATTTACTGGCGAGCATCAACTTGAATAATAAAGAGCTTATACAGCTTACACAAGCGAATGAAGAGATTATATTGGAAACACCAAGGGAGGAAACCCCAGATAATTATATTATCATCAGATGCCGGACACAAGACAGTACCGACCAAACGTATACTGATGCCTATAACTACTACCTCTGTTCGACAGCATCAGGGAAGCGTTTCCCCGTTAAATTAAACAGCCAGACAGGATTAAAAAGTATCCAGATCTCGCCAGGGGGTAAATACCTGGTGTATTATGATCCTGCATTCAGTGCTTATTACAGCGTTTCTCTTTCAGATCTGCAGCGTGTGAAGATATTAAGCAGCGAAACTGAAAGTTTACTGGATTTCAGGCTGAAGGATTATCCGAAAGCACAACATCCGGTTGGCATCACCGGCTGGCTTTCTGAAGACCGGCATGTACTGATCAGTACAACCTGCAATATTTATCTTGTAGATCCGGAAGCCAGACAACAAACTGTAAACCTGACCGCAGGTTTGCAGCAAAACAGGCATATCATCTATCACTTACCACTTTCCAGGTACAGACTTCAGCCAGAAAAAGACGGAACTTTCTTATTATCCGCTTTAGATCTAAATAATAAAAAGATAGCCTTGCAAAGATGGAAACCAGGATCTGTTGTAGATCCCCGGAACATGCATTTTCAATCTGTGTACATAGGAAATCTAAAGCTTTTCTATCCTCAGCTTAACCGGGACATTCACAAGGCAGTTGATCGGAACAGTTATCTGGTGCGGATGGAAAGCGCCGGTGAAGCACCCAATCTGTATTTTACTGAAGACTTCGAGCATTTCAAACAGCTTTCAGACATCCATCCACAGAAGAACTACAACTGGCTCACATCAGAATTGCACAAGTATCGCGACGCCAGAGGTTATGATGTTGAAGGTGTTCTATACAAGCCTGAAAATTTTGATTCAACAAAAGTATATCCGCTGATCATAAATATTTATGAACAGAAAAGCATTGAACTCAACAAATATGAGGCGCCGGGCAACGGTTCAGGAGGAGATATAGATCTAAGCAGATTGGTCAGCAATGGCTACCTTGTATTTAAAGGCAACATTGTGACCGAACATAAGAAACCTGGTGAAGGTGCACTGGCTTCTGTATTAGCCGCTGTCGATCATTTGAAAAAGTACAAATGGATAGACCCTTCAAAGATGGCGATAACAGGACATAGCTTTGGCGGATATGAGGTAAACTATATCATCACACATTCCAATATTTTTGCGGCGGCGTTATCCGCTGCCGGTGTAGCAAGTATTATCGAATCCTATAGTACGCCGGTTGGAACAGCAGGTACCATGTGGGACGGCTATCTCAAGGACGGTCCTCCAAAAGTCGTCAGCGCCTTAAGCGACAGTGTGAACCTGTATGTGCAAAATTCCCCTATATTCTTTGCAAAAAATGTCAATACGCCTTTGTTGATGATGCACAATACCGAGGACGGAAATGTTTTATTTTCTCAGGGACTATCTTTCTTCGCAGAACTAAAAAGACTTAGAAAAAAGGTGTGGATGTTAACATATCGGGGCGACCGGCACGTAGTGAGCGAGGAGAACCAGGTGGATTATTACACACGCTTATCAGCATTCTTCGACCATTATCTTAAAAACAAAAAGATGCCATCCTGGATGGACGGCACAAATAGATAG
- a CDS encoding winged helix-turn-helix transcriptional regulator, translated as MKDNQDVACENVHSAIQDTLYVVNGKWKLFILSILVNQGKKRFGELSRESGISPRILTKELQELEMNQLISRTVCNTKPVTVEYSSTPYAETLKEVIDAMIRWGQNHRKTITGQ; from the coding sequence ATGAAAGACAATCAGGATGTGGCATGCGAAAATGTACATTCCGCTATTCAGGATACACTGTATGTAGTGAACGGGAAATGGAAACTGTTTATCCTTTCAATATTGGTAAACCAGGGAAAGAAGCGCTTCGGAGAACTCTCGCGGGAGTCTGGGATTTCTCCGAGAATACTGACAAAGGAACTACAGGAACTGGAGATGAATCAATTAATCAGCCGGACCGTCTGCAATACCAAACCGGTCACTGTTGAATACTCGTCTACACCCTATGCAGAAACACTGAAAGAAGTCATTGATGCAATGATCCGCTGGGGACAAAACCACCGGAAGACAATCACCGGACAATAA
- a CDS encoding SusC/RagA family TonB-linked outer membrane protein, protein MMKLFVLCTVISLQITAASFAQQVTLNYKNAPLREVLQSIRKQTGYYFFFSSEYLDKAAPVSVSVTDATLEHTLAVVFKGQPFEYAVKGKMITIRPMEQSFADKGAMALSVITVRGRVMDEEGNPLPGVSVILKEQNGKMAVTDQQGKFSLDGAPDKGTLLFRMIGRETKEVMYEDAVSLTIVLKETDADLKEIQIVAYGKVAKEYATSNINGISAAEISTQPVNDPILALTGRVPGLIVQQTGGAPGSALNVVIQGYNSISNGNGPFYVIDGMPYPANNLGTISGTAYGYGGGNNFSYINPADIESIEILKDADATAIYGSRAANGAILITTKKGKSGKTVIDIRSQTGWGKITRKLDLLNTPQYIALRKEAYKNGGNTPGGGDYDINGVWDQNRYTDWQNVLVGGTAEFSDIQASVSGGNANTQFRTAMGFNRQTTVYPGDLNDKKINLTFNINHLSTNQKLHFNLSGTYLHDNNRLYAMDLMTAAVTLSPNAPKLYNDDGTLNWEKVPGNSTAYSFDNPLAAMNMKYNARTYNLLGNAMIGYEIIPGLEIKSTFGYNRITSDETNVSPQSSFRPDKTFLRRSVSYGSGAISSYIIEPQLTYVGKLFNGHFDVLLGSTFQDNDNTRQTYNATGFSTDEQLKNVQSATTITLTGNTAFKYRYSAIFGRLNYRYSDRYVINLTARRDGSSRFGPESLFNSFYAIGGAWLFNKEHFIRKLVPSLSTGKLRVSYGTTGNDQIGEYGFLNLYDVYYNDIPYQNTSGLIVNGFSNPYLQWEETRKLNFGLDLGIFDDAITLTANFFRNRSSNQLLNDNVPAYTGFPIFRRNLPATVQNAGWELLLAAAPFKARAIQWNTSLNLTIPRNKLVDYPNLQESNNFNQFIIGQPTNIIRTFHLIGVNPETGLFEYLGSDGKPTSSPADPTDKTALVDVNPKFYGGFYNSITYKGLNISFLFQFVKQTGVNYKFGRAPGVQMLNQPSSLLDRWHSTGDHALFQKVSTNFGEILDPLLAIGSSDAAYSDASYIRLKNVSFSYNLPAHWMKTSHLSQARIFVQGQNLLTFTNYYGSDPESQLSATLPPLKLFTIGFQLTL, encoded by the coding sequence ATGATGAAACTTTTCGTACTCTGTACCGTCATCAGTCTGCAAATAACAGCGGCATCTTTTGCACAGCAAGTTACGCTGAACTATAAAAACGCGCCCCTGCGGGAAGTCTTGCAGAGCATCCGTAAACAAACGGGGTATTACTTCTTCTTTTCGTCGGAATATCTGGACAAAGCAGCGCCGGTATCCGTATCCGTTACAGATGCGACACTGGAACACACATTGGCGGTCGTGTTTAAAGGACAGCCGTTTGAATATGCGGTGAAGGGGAAAATGATTACGATAAGGCCAATGGAGCAATCTTTTGCAGATAAAGGAGCGATGGCTCTTTCGGTGATTACGGTAAGGGGAAGGGTCATGGATGAAGAAGGGAATCCTTTGCCGGGTGTGTCCGTGATATTGAAGGAGCAAAATGGGAAGATGGCGGTTACGGATCAGCAGGGGAAGTTTTCATTGGATGGGGCGCCGGATAAGGGGACGTTACTATTCAGAATGATTGGCCGTGAAACAAAAGAAGTAATGTATGAGGATGCCGTTTCTTTGACAATCGTACTCAAAGAAACCGACGCCGATCTGAAGGAAATACAAATTGTGGCATATGGAAAAGTAGCCAAAGAATACGCTACCAGTAATATTAATGGTATCAGTGCTGCGGAAATTTCGACGCAACCTGTGAATGATCCTATTCTTGCCTTAACAGGGAGAGTACCTGGTCTGATCGTACAACAAACAGGCGGCGCACCCGGAAGCGCGCTTAACGTGGTTATCCAGGGATATAACAGTATATCAAACGGTAATGGCCCCTTTTATGTCATAGACGGAATGCCTTATCCGGCAAATAACCTGGGTACAATATCAGGAACAGCTTACGGATATGGTGGAGGCAACAATTTCAGCTACATTAACCCTGCCGACATTGAAAGCATTGAGATACTAAAGGATGCCGATGCCACCGCTATTTACGGATCAAGAGCTGCCAATGGCGCTATCCTGATTACTACCAAAAAAGGAAAGTCAGGAAAAACAGTGATCGATATCCGCTCACAAACCGGATGGGGTAAGATCACACGTAAACTCGACCTGCTCAATACACCACAATATATCGCCCTTCGCAAAGAGGCGTATAAAAACGGTGGAAATACCCCCGGCGGCGGCGATTATGATATTAACGGCGTATGGGATCAAAACCGTTATACCGACTGGCAAAATGTGCTTGTAGGCGGGACTGCTGAGTTTTCAGATATACAGGCATCCGTTTCCGGAGGGAACGCCAATACACAATTCAGAACCGCAATGGGATTTAACCGGCAAACGACGGTATATCCAGGTGATCTGAATGATAAGAAAATCAACCTGACATTCAACATTAATCATTTGTCCACCAATCAAAAGCTGCATTTTAATCTCTCCGGCACCTATTTACATGATAATAACCGCTTGTATGCCATGGACCTGATGACAGCGGCAGTAACCCTGTCGCCGAATGCCCCCAAACTATATAACGACGATGGCACATTGAACTGGGAGAAAGTACCTGGTAATTCCACAGCCTACAGCTTTGACAATCCACTGGCAGCCATGAATATGAAGTATAATGCCAGAACCTACAATCTACTTGGCAATGCCATGATCGGTTACGAAATAATACCAGGGCTTGAAATAAAATCCACATTCGGATATAACAGAATTACAAGCGACGAAACAAATGTTAGTCCTCAGAGTTCCTTCAGACCAGACAAAACATTTCTCAGAAGGAGTGTGAGTTATGGAAGCGGGGCTATCTCCTCCTATATTATCGAACCACAGCTGACATATGTAGGCAAGTTATTCAACGGACATTTTGATGTATTACTCGGTAGCACTTTCCAGGACAACGACAATACCCGGCAAACATATAATGCAACAGGATTCAGTACAGATGAACAACTGAAAAATGTACAATCAGCCACTACTATTACACTGACTGGAAACACGGCATTCAAATACCGGTATTCTGCAATTTTCGGCAGATTAAACTATCGTTATAGCGACAGATATGTGATCAATTTAACCGCCCGTCGGGATGGCAGCAGCCGTTTCGGACCGGAGAGTCTGTTTAATAGTTTTTACGCTATCGGTGGTGCATGGTTGTTCAATAAAGAACATTTCATCCGTAAACTCGTACCCTCGCTCAGCACTGGTAAACTACGCGTCAGCTATGGCACCACCGGAAATGATCAGATCGGAGAATACGGTTTTCTCAATTTGTATGACGTCTACTATAATGACATCCCCTATCAAAATACCAGCGGCCTGATCGTAAATGGATTCTCTAACCCCTATTTGCAATGGGAAGAGACCAGGAAATTAAACTTCGGACTGGACCTGGGTATTTTCGACGATGCCATTACCTTAACAGCCAATTTCTTCAGGAACCGGTCCTCCAATCAACTCCTAAATGATAATGTACCTGCTTACACCGGGTTTCCGATATTCCGCAGGAACTTACCGGCCACTGTACAAAACGCCGGATGGGAGTTGCTGTTAGCGGCGGCTCCCTTTAAAGCCAGAGCCATACAATGGAACACTTCACTTAACCTGACGATTCCCAGGAACAAGCTTGTTGACTACCCCAATTTGCAGGAAAGTAACAACTTCAATCAATTCATTATCGGACAGCCGACAAACATTATCAGAACCTTTCATCTTATCGGTGTAAACCCGGAAACAGGGTTGTTTGAATACCTGGGTAGCGACGGTAAACCTACATCCAGTCCGGCAGATCCGACTGATAAAACCGCACTGGTAGATGTAAATCCAAAATTTTATGGCGGTTTTTACAATTCAATCACCTATAAGGGACTAAATATCAGTTTCCTCTTTCAGTTTGTGAAGCAAACGGGAGTTAACTACAAGTTTGGCAGAGCCCCTGGTGTTCAGATGCTGAATCAACCTTCAAGTCTGCTTGACAGATGGCATAGTACCGGAGACCATGCTTTGTTCCAGAAGGTCTCGACCAATTTCGGGGAGATACTCGATCCTTTACTTGCCATTGGATCAAGCGATGCGGCCTATTCTGACGCCTCTTATATCCGTCTTAAAAATGTGTCTTTTTCTTATAATCTGCCAGCACATTGGATGAAGACATCACACCTCTCGCAGGCCCGCATTTTCGTCCAGGGACAAAACCTGCTGACGTTTACCAATTATTATGGGTCAGATCCGGAATCACAACTGAGCGCTACCCTCCCACCACTTAAACTTTTCACAATAGGCTTTCAACTCACCTTATAA
- a CDS encoding DoxX family protein — MTTRARNITGWVLSGIAGLMLGASAIDKIVQSGHALQMSASFGLSGGVYSLLGIIEILSVALFLYTRTGVLGTLLLSSYLGGAIATHLQHQQDVLFPVFFEVLIWVTAVIRFPEMTRRISGKPIM; from the coding sequence ATGACAACAAGAGCAAGAAATATTACGGGATGGGTATTGAGCGGGATAGCAGGTCTTATGCTGGGGGCTTCCGCTATTGATAAGATTGTTCAAAGCGGACATGCATTGCAAATGAGCGCTTCCTTCGGATTATCAGGAGGGGTATATTCACTGTTAGGGATCATTGAAATTTTATCCGTGGCTTTATTTCTCTATACCAGGACGGGAGTGCTTGGAACATTATTATTGTCTTCGTACCTGGGAGGCGCTATTGCTACCCATCTGCAACATCAGCAGGATGTTTTATTTCCGGTGTTTTTTGAAGTGCTGATATGGGTTACAGCCGTGATCCGTTTCCCGGAAATGACACGAAGGATATCAGGTAAACCAATCATGTAA
- a CDS encoding RagB/SusD family nutrient uptake outer membrane protein — MSIQQYKKRFLYNNPLRCFCCICIVLSQYSCRKYLELDPPATSVNASNVYNDNSTAIAVVTAIYARMSNTFYDQGPTAISLYPELSADNLRLFSVNANLNYTRHYQNELDQRYINVPFWNTLYSIIYSINAAIEGLSGSVNLNTVIRDRLLGELYFLRAYHYFYLVNLYGDVPLLTSSIYQESIKVPRTATNEIYAEILADLDIARKQLNNLYVDETLLNATSERIRPNIAAVNALSARVYLYMKRYPEAEDAATKVISETAMYTSDIPLTEIFKKNSKETIWSLQPVKNQFNTDEGELFVLPDGGPNDVHPLYISDDLLNSFEPGDQRKAAWIGHINADNKDYPYPAKYKARFGEETVSEYTILLRLAEQYLIRAEARNEQNNTVGAIADLNVLHTRSRAAASPQVPNPLPDLPAGLTQTAIRTRILNERRVELFIEGGHRWFDIRRAGKIDEIMTKVSATKNGNWQSFKALYPIPLSDILLSPLLKQNPGYN, encoded by the coding sequence ATGAGCATTCAACAATATAAAAAGCGATTTCTTTACAACAATCCGTTGCGCTGTTTTTGTTGCATCTGTATAGTGCTTTCTCAATACAGTTGCAGAAAATACCTGGAATTAGATCCTCCGGCAACCAGCGTCAATGCCTCAAATGTCTATAACGACAATTCAACGGCAATCGCAGTAGTAACAGCTATTTATGCCAGAATGAGTAACACTTTTTATGATCAGGGCCCAACCGCTATCTCCCTTTACCCTGAACTTTCCGCTGATAACCTGAGATTGTTTAGTGTAAATGCGAACCTAAATTATACCAGGCATTATCAGAATGAACTTGACCAGCGATACATCAACGTGCCCTTCTGGAACACGCTGTATTCAATTATATATTCCATTAATGCAGCTATAGAAGGGCTCAGCGGATCAGTGAATCTGAATACTGTGATTCGTGACAGGTTACTGGGAGAACTCTATTTCCTCCGTGCCTATCATTATTTCTACCTGGTCAATCTTTATGGAGACGTACCACTTTTAACAAGCAGCATCTACCAGGAAAGTATTAAAGTACCCAGGACGGCAACCAATGAAATCTATGCAGAAATACTGGCTGACCTGGATATCGCGCGGAAGCAACTCAACAATCTTTATGTAGACGAAACACTGCTTAATGCAACCAGTGAACGGATACGCCCTAATATAGCTGCAGTAAATGCCCTCAGTGCAAGAGTCTATCTATATATGAAGCGCTACCCTGAGGCAGAAGATGCCGCTACGAAGGTCATTTCGGAAACTGCGATGTATACTTCAGACATCCCGCTCACTGAGATATTTAAAAAGAACAGCAAAGAAACAATATGGTCGCTACAACCTGTAAAAAATCAGTTTAATACCGACGAGGGTGAACTATTTGTTTTACCTGATGGAGGCCCGAATGATGTACATCCACTGTACATCTCGGATGACCTGCTCAATAGCTTTGAACCGGGAGATCAACGTAAGGCAGCGTGGATCGGCCATATAAATGCCGACAATAAAGATTATCCATATCCGGCCAAATATAAAGCCAGGTTTGGTGAGGAAACCGTCAGCGAATACACCATTCTGTTACGCCTGGCAGAGCAATATCTCATTCGTGCAGAAGCACGGAATGAGCAAAATAATACAGTCGGTGCGATTGCTGATTTAAATGTACTACACACAAGATCGCGCGCAGCTGCTTCCCCGCAAGTACCCAACCCATTACCCGACCTCCCGGCAGGGCTTACACAAACAGCGATTAGAACCCGTATACTGAACGAACGACGCGTAGAACTATTCATCGAAGGAGGTCATCGGTGGTTTGATATTCGAAGGGCGGGAAAAATCGATGAAATAATGACTAAAGTGTCGGCTACGAAAAACGGCAACTGGCAGTCTTTTAAAGCACTTTATCCTATTCCTCTTTCAGATATATTATTAAGCCCGCTACTGAAACAAAATCCCGGGTATAACTAA